In the Dethiosulfovibrio russensis genome, CTGGCCTCCACCTTGGTGGGGCTAGATCCGGACGTCGTGTGTCTCGCTAAGGGGTTGGCGGGAGGTCTTCCCGCTGGGGCGACAATATGGAAAGGATCGGTCGGGGATTTTACCTCCGGGGGACATGGCACGACATACGGTGGCAATCCCTTCATCTCGGCGGTTGGTTTGGCCGCCTGGAATCTTCTGGAGGAACGAAAATACCCCCTTCAGGCCGAGACCAAGGGAGCCGGTTTTATGGAGGCTCTCAAGAGTATAAATTCCCCCCAACTCAGAGAGGTTCGGGGACTGGGGCTTTTAGTGGGGGTCGAGACTGCCAGGCGTTCCACCGAGTTTGTCAGAATGCTTCAGGACCGAGGGGTCCTGGCTCTTCCCGCCGGTCCCAAGGTGCTTCGTTTTTTGCCTCCGTTCGTGGCGGAGGGGAGCCATTTCGACGAAGTTGTCCATGCTTTGGAGGAGGTCTGTCATGAGTTGGATAGAAGGTGACGGAGGCTTTCTCAGGGAGTTGGTCGAGTGCAGAAGCGAGAGCGGAGATGAAGAGAGCTGCTGCGTTCTTCTCTCCTCTCGACTTCCTGCATTGGGCTGGGAGTCGGTGGTACGGGACGAGGTCGGCAACGTCGTGGCGTCCAGGGGCACCGGTCCCAGGGAGCTGTTGATGATGGGTCATATAGACACAGTGCCTGGAGGTCCGAAAACCGAGGTAGAAGGGGACGTCCTGTGGGGGAGGGGCTCGGTCGACGCAAAGGGACCTCTGGCGTCGTTCTCCTTGGCGGGAGGTCGGGCCATCGTTCCAGACGGTTGGCGGTACACGTTGATAGCAGCGGTCGGAGAGGAAATGGATTCCAGAGGTGCCAGATACGTAATGGAGAGCAGAAAAGCTCCTCTGGGTTGCATCATAGGAGAGCCCTCCGGAGGGGATGGTGTCACGTTGGCTTACCGAGGCTGCCTTTTCCTCAGACTGGAGGCCTCCGACGGCGGAGCCCATAGGAGCGGAGGCTCCGGCCCTCTCACCGAGACCCTCTCGGCGGCGTCGGAGATCCTCAGGATGGTCGAGTCGATGGAAGAGGATGGTCCGATCGTTCGAAGATACTCAGCCACCGTGGCCTCCATGTATGGGGTGGAGAAAGGTGAAAGGCACGCCTCTATAGACCTTGACGTTCGCCTTCCATTGGGAGCCGACCCATCGTCGCTTGCTCGGAGTTTTCAAGAGATCTGCTCTGTCAAAGCGGTGGATATGTCGGTACGGCAATCGGTATCGGCCCATATGTCCGACAGGAGGGATCTCGTGGTAAGGGCTTTATCTACCTCCGTCAGAGAGGAAGGACTATCTCCCAGACTACTTGCCAAGGGGGGAACCGCCGACTTTAACGTGGTGGCCCCGTGGGGAGTTCCGATGGCGGCCTACGGTCCGGGAGATTCAGGACTGGATCACGGTCCGGACGAGAGGCTTTCGATCGGCGAACTGAAGACGGCGATAAGGGTGTTGGAGAGGGCGCTGCCGAGGGCCTGTCTGTTTCTCAGTGGTTAGGCTTTTTTTATCACAGGAACGGCTATTTCCGTTCGGAGATCCGCAGGAGACGGCACCGTATCGGGGCAATTCAGGTATATCTCCCGGTCCGGCCCCGTCTTCTCGTAGCCGTTCTCTCCTATCCAGTCGTACAGTGCTCCGTAGGCCGTCTGAATCCCCTCGTAGGGTCCGCAGTGAAGGACGCTCGCCGCGGTGCACCCCTCTAGTTTTCTGCACTCGAAGGGCTGGGCGGTCTCCACGATCCGGTCCGTCGTCATGGCCACCTCCACGTCCATGTGTTCCGGGTCGAATTCCTTGCAGTGGTAGAGGGCCACTCCTATGCCTTCGGTCGATAACCCGAGGGAGTCCATATAGGAGCACACTTCCCCATAGGCGGCCATCATATCCTCCCCTATTCTTGGAAGAGCCGTCATGAGTCTCTTGGATATCACGATCATTTCCTCCATTTCCTTGACTATAACCTTGTAGTCCACGAAAATCTCCTCCTTTTTCATGGTAAGCATGTCCAGCATGTCCAGCGTCCTCCTCATGGAAGATACCTTTCTTTCAAGTCTTCCCCGGTAGTTGTCGAGTCTTTCGGCTAGAATCTCGGGGTTTCTCTCGGCCAGAAATCCCCGGATCTCGTCCAGCGGCATGTCGAGAAGTCTCAGGACCCTTATTCGCTCCGATTCGACTACCTGTATAGGAGCGTAATATCGGTATCCGGTCATGGGATCCACCGAGACGGGGTTAAGCAATCCTTGCTCGTCATATATCCTGAGGGCTTTTTTCGACAGCCGGCTCAACCTGGAAAACTCTCCTATGGTCATTCTGTAGCTCATACAGCGCCCTCCCGTTTATACAGTATGTTAGACCTTTCCCTAAGGGTAAGGTCAAGCCTAGTGAACGATTATGTCCGACTGAGCACCGCATTCGGAACATCTTCCGTCCTCAAGTAGCCCCATCGCGTCGACCCGATAGCCCCCCCTCGTGACCAGAGGTGCTCCGCAGCTCATGCATCTGGTGATGGAGCCAAGCCCCCTGTTTCCCTGGTAGACCCTCATGAGTTCCGAGGAGGCTAGGTCTGCCATATGGTCCATCAGCCTTTCGTCGGTGGGAGGGGCGTTCCATCTGTGAGCCGGATAGTACCTGTTTATATGGAGGGGGATCGCTGGGTCCAGGTTATTCAGCCATCGAAGCATTCTCGCGAATTCTTCCAGATCGTCGGAGATCCCGGGAACCGCCAGCCAGGAGATCTCCAGGTGTATCCCCTTTTCGTGTATAGCTTTTATCGTAGATTTCGTAGCGTCGAGATTTCCGCCTATCTTGGTGTACGTGTCATCATCGAAGGTCTTCAGGTCAACGTTGGCACAGTCGATCGATGGCAGGAGGTCTTTCAAGGGAGCTTGGGCGATCTGTCCGTTTGTCACCAGGACCGTTCTCTTGCCCTTTTTCCTGAGCATGGGCAGGACGTCGATGAGGAACTCGTAGGAGACAAGCGGTTCGTTGTAGGTGAAGGCCACCAGGTCGGTCCCGCTTCGATCCGTCAGGTCCGATATGTCGGAGGGAGACATGTCGGTCGTAGGGGGGGCGCCGTCAAACCTAGTGAGTCGCCAGTTC is a window encoding:
- the amrS gene encoding AmmeMemoRadiSam system radical SAM enzyme, which produces MKTEALWWHPEGDGIICDLCPHSCFLKPGDSGFCSVRKNEGGVLMVLNYGEISSVAIDPVEKKPLFHWHPGEPILSLGSVGCSMNCPFCQNWRLTRFDGAPPTTDMSPSDISDLTDRSGTDLVAFTYNEPLVSYEFLIDVLPMLRKKGKRTVLVTNGQIAQAPLKDLLPSIDCANVDLKTFDDDTYTKIGGNLDATKSTIKAIHEKGIHLEISWLAVPGISDDLEEFARMLRWLNNLDPAIPLHINRYYPAHRWNAPPTDERLMDHMADLASSELMRVYQGNRGLGSITRCMSCGAPLVTRGGYRVDAMGLLEDGRCSECGAQSDIIVH
- a CDS encoding MerR family transcriptional regulator, whose translation is MSYRMTIGEFSRLSRLSKKALRIYDEQGLLNPVSVDPMTGYRYYAPIQVVESERIRVLRLLDMPLDEIRGFLAERNPEILAERLDNYRGRLERKVSSMRRTLDMLDMLTMKKEEIFVDYKVIVKEMEEMIVISKRLMTALPRIGEDMMAAYGEVCSYMDSLGLSTEGIGVALYHCKEFDPEHMDVEVAMTTDRIVETAQPFECRKLEGCTAASVLHCGPYEGIQTAYGALYDWIGENGYEKTGPDREIYLNCPDTVPSPADLRTEIAVPVIKKA
- a CDS encoding M20/M25/M40 family metallo-hydrolase, whose amino-acid sequence is MSWIEGDGGFLRELVECRSESGDEESCCVLLSSRLPALGWESVVRDEVGNVVASRGTGPRELLMMGHIDTVPGGPKTEVEGDVLWGRGSVDAKGPLASFSLAGGRAIVPDGWRYTLIAAVGEEMDSRGARYVMESRKAPLGCIIGEPSGGDGVTLAYRGCLFLRLEASDGGAHRSGGSGPLTETLSAASEILRMVESMEEDGPIVRRYSATVASMYGVEKGERHASIDLDVRLPLGADPSSLARSFQEICSVKAVDMSVRQSVSAHMSDRRDLVVRALSTSVREEGLSPRLLAKGGTADFNVVAPWGVPMAAYGPGDSGLDHGPDERLSIGELKTAIRVLERALPRACLFLSG